The region TTTCAAGCTGTCCAGACATACTGTCAGTCTGTGAGGCACATAGGTGTGGCAAGACTCCCTGTGGCAGTGACCTGACATAGCAATGTCCAGCCTGTCCAGACACACTGTGACTCTGTAGGATGCTCAGACGTGATATGACACCACATGGCAGCAGGCCCATGTGGCAGTGTCCACATGCACCCTGCCCAGATGTAATACCATCCAGCTCTGCTGCTGTCCTCCAGTTCTTCCCATTCAGGGTGGCCCCATCACTGTGGCCCCTCCATCGGGCTTAGCGGCGGCCAACATGGGCCAGGATGCGGGCATTGGTGGCAGCCCGCTCCCTGGCCACCCTGGCCCGGGCTTGCTCCAGTAGGATCTGCAGGAGGCCGACGGGGACATCCAGTGAGAGGGTGATGCGTGGGCCAGGGCGGGGACCAAGGCTGGGGTGGCCCCGGGTAGCTGAGATGGTAGCTGAGGCCACAGGACAGGGAGTGGTCTGGGGAGAGTTCTGAGGGAGGAGCTGGAAGGCTGGGACAGGGGTTGCTGGGACAACCAGGATCCTGCCCAACATCAGGGCCATCAGCACCAGCAGAGCCCACCTGGTCATCGTGTGGTCAGGCTGCGAGGAGAAAACAGGCTCAGGGCAGGGGCTCTGGTCAACTGTGGTtcacagacagagacagaaggcgagaacagagagacagagagggagactgAGAGACTGAGAGTAAGAGATCGAGAGATTAGCGAGGCCAGGACAGGatagagacagaaacagaaaggaagagacaaGAGAAGAGCCGGAGTGAGACAGAGAAGATCAAGACAGAGAAGGGGActagagaaaaagacagagagaaagaaagaggaggagagggagggagagagaagggggagatgAATGTGATTGAGGCAGAGCGAAATAGAGGGAGACtggaagaaaaagacagaaagagctaAGAAACCATGccagagacagagaaaacagaggctcagaatgAGAGGTAGGGGTTCCGAGCAGGAGACTGCAGCTGAGCCAGGAAAGAGAAGGGCAGGAGCGGGTACTTGAGGAGCAGCCAGAGGTCCCAGAGCCCTCCAGACCCAGAGCCTTCCACTAA is a window of Microcebus murinus isolate Inina chromosome 1, M.murinus_Inina_mat1.0, whole genome shotgun sequence DNA encoding:
- the UCN2 gene encoding urocortin-2, which produces MTRWALLVLMALMLGRILVVPATPVPAFQLLPQNSPQTTPCPVASATISATRGHPSLGPRPGPRITLSLDVPVGLLQILLEQARARVARERAATNARILAHVGRR